TAGACGTGCGGTTGGTTAACAATACCTAGCAAGGGTCAATATTTTGGACTTCGACGCAGATATCATTGCTCCTCGTACGAATGACATCTTCCATAACAAATGTTGGTGAGTTTGGCCCCACCCATCGAGGACAAACAAAACGCTTTCTTATTGGCTAAATTTTCTACCTGCCAAAGAAGTACGCCTATAGTGGTACAATAAGGCTATTTGATTGGTCATCTTACCTGTCAATCGTGAGTTTGGTGGTTTGACCTCACTAATTTGAATATTTGACACATCGGTAATATCTGTCAGGCAAATTTTTTACAAGGCTGTAGTCCACTTCTAACTGAGTACATTTAAGTTGAACGTAAATACAGTTTAGTATATGTATTGTCTGGTGTCTCAGCGGTTCATTTACAGAGCAGGAAgtgttatttttaaacagaGGATGCCGCCTGACAGGCAAAATTCAGGGCTTAAAACAAAATGCTAATGAATAGGCGTCACCAGGATCTCGTGATACAGGGAAATAAAAAGCTGGGTGTTCTTGCCGCTCCAACAGCTGACACGGAATCTCCCCAAAGGTACAATATGTTCGTCCAAAGTGTTTGTGCTTCTGTGTTCTGTATTTAGATGTctagttgtgtttgtgttgtttagtgtgCTGTTAAGTAGTCGGAAAGTATTTCTTCGTCGTCGTGTTAAACTTCTTAGTCACTGCTACTCTCGGGGCTTTGGGGTAAAGCAACAAGGAGTCATATGATTGAGTCATTGTGCTGACAACACCAGTTCACAGTACTCTGACTAAATTAACCTGTGTGCTTCCTAATCAATACATTTCCCCGCTTTAGGGTGACACACACGCTAAAAAAGAACCGGAAACATGGATGCCAGGACGGGTTTGATTGTTTTGCTCTGCTTGATGGGCTTCACCTGGGCTGTACCAGTGAAGTACGCGGACTGTGGTGAGTTTCACCAGAGGATTTAGCCTCCATTTAGCTGTTATAAgtcaatttattcatttaaattgaTTTATAAAGAGTGTATACTTTTTTGTTAGTATAATGGAATCCAAAAGACTGAAGATGCAAAGCCTCACTTGTTACtctaaaaatggaagaaaatccATCACTACTTCCTAAAAGCCATTGTGATGTGGTTAAGTTTATTTATGGATGGCCAACACTCTAAAAGCACCCACACACTGGAcagattttatttgcttttttggtttgtttttaattcctgTGTTTGCTCATCTTGGTGGTTGTTCACAGCTTAATTAGGTTTACTGATTGCTCTGATTGGTTTCCTGATTACTGTGGTTAACTGAAACTCTGAGTCCTGTTTTACCCATTAACACAGAAAGCCTTGCATAGACGtaacaaaatcactttttatACAATGACCTGAAACTTTTTAAATTTCTCTTTAGGTTCGGCTGCTGGTACAGTTACCATCGTGGACATTAATCCTTGTCCCAGCCAGCCATGCCAGCTACACAAAGGCCAGTCCTACAGCGTCAACGTGACCTTCAACAGCGGTGAGAGGGCTATAGCTTTTTAAAACTGCTTGTTCCATCAACCTGATAACGCATATATTTCTGTATTAAATTTGTTCTCACCGGCGTGTTTTATCTTGAAGGTGTGGAGAGCCAATCAAGCACAGCAGTGGTTCACGGTATCATTGGCGGCCTCCCGATCCCCTTTGCCATTCCCAACGCCGATGGCTGCAAGTCCGGAATCCAGTGTCCCATCCAGAAGCAGCAGATTTACCACTATGAGACTGAACTCCCTGTGAAGTCTGACTATCCTTCAGTAAGTAGTGCAGAAACGGTCCCTTTTCAAGCAGTTTTTCCTGTACTGTAAGCAAAGTAATAAGAGTTGATGATCAATTTCTGTTCTTCTGCTGGAAACTAAAGCTGACTGCGGGGTATCTAAATTATAAGGTGACAAACAAATCTACATTTAATAATATTTGTCTCAGAAGATAACTTTTAAATTTTTCCTAGAGATGATATTGAAACAAGTGGTGCAAGTATTCAGATCTGTTAAGCAGAATCCAGTGCCACAGTTTTGAAATACTCCATCACAAGAAAATACAGTGTAAGAAAAAAGTACGAATTCTGGGATCATCTGCTTAGTATTAatactaaaagcagaaaaatggagATCTCCTGTGTGTAATGCTGCAACAAGTGTTTGTTTGGCACTGTTCTGATCACTGAATAATCATTTCTTATTTGCTTAagcaaaaaatgtcagataTGCAGCTTCTAGCTTCTCAAATATTAGAATTTGATTTTCTTTGTCATACATGTAGGAAAAAGGAATGTATTTGGATTGTGGGCTGATTGACTGAAGGTTGACTCAACATTTAACTACTTTCTTGTGACTCTACATTTTCAGTGTCGCTGATAACTACACTGTCAATGTTACAGACAAGATAAATTTAAGTACCATTcttagaaaatatatatatatttttaaaaatctttcagATTTGTCAGATTCTGTgccatattttcattttcaaactggTAATGATATTTTCTTTGTGGTCTGACAGAAATGTTAATTTCTCCTATGGTGTctgctttttccccccttcttctctttttcacttcctctgaccaaaaaaaatacaatttgcaCCTTGTTCACTGACTGCTCTCTTCTGCTTTTCCAGATAAAGGTTGTTGTGCAGTGGGAACTGAGAgatgacaacaaaaaagaccTGTTCTGCATCAGGTTCCCAGTTCAGATTGTCTGATGTGCCAAATTAGCAACAATACCTCTTACAAGTgtctgcctttaaaaaaaaaagggattcAGCTTTTAGCAGATCTAAAGAATGCCAATGATTCAAGCAAGATGTAATTTTATCAATTCATCAAACTGATTTTAAGGTGTCTTCACTAGTTTGCAAGACTTGCTGCACACATCTTAAATCCTACTGAAATACAAcgcacattttctttttgtgctgCGCTTCCTAATGATCAGTTTTAAGAGttgtgaatgtggaaaaaaaattaggTTAATGACTAAGTGACTCAGAATACATTCCTCTGCAGTGCAAATGTCTTGTCTTACTGGCTGCTGTGTAGTCTGAAAAGGTACATGCAGTACTTTttctttactcattttttttgtaatatttctaaCCTTGTTATACCTTACTTATGGGATTGGAtacttttaaaatgtatgtaatTAAATTCTAATAAAGAAATGTGTACCCAAGTAGTATGTGTTTCTTATTTGCTCAAATCTTTCGTACAGCACTAAAGATTGCACCCTTTAGTAGGAATGCCGTGGTAGTAGTGATGCAGAAGTGGCttgtttttaagtttttctgCTCAGTCTAGTTTGGCATCACCACATGCTTGGATTGTAGGCAaagaatagatttttaaaattatgcatTGGAGCACAACCACATTAGAAAGTCCTACCTTGAATCAGCATTGAAAGCTGCAGGTGTTTCAGTAGCAATATGCTGTAAAAGTTAAATGCGGAAAAGTGCACTAGTTCCACTAGCAAATGAGCCCCTGTAGTTTGTTAATGATCACTGGATGTTGTTAGACTTTATGTTGAAGTTCAACAAGTAGCATTTTATTGCTGGAGCTGGTAAACATGGAGCTAGTTTATTCCAGTAGGGGTCAAGGACACTTTACGCAGTCTGAAGACAATATATGGGGGAGAGACTTAAAATGGAGATCAAAGCTTAAGAAATATTGGATAAATTTGTCTTTGGGCCTCTTAAGTGATTTCTAAGTAAACCACTTTGTAAGGTTACAGGGGAAatgtttctttgtgtaaaatctgaaaaatattgaCAGTCTTCGGGTGATTACAAAGTAAATGATTCGGTAAAGTACCCTAAAACTGACTATACCCACTGCGGCTTCAAATTTGTATTCTTGTTTACTGTCATGAAACAAACCTGAGAAGGCGAGACTGACATACTTTGAAATTTTATTGGTCTGAGCAAAGGCCAGCAGCAAGGAATGATGACAGTATCAATGCAAAGTAGGTACAAGTTTTCTCAAAATAGCTCTCGTAACACTGAAGACGGACTATAACCAGGTCACATGTACAGAAAACCTATGTTTTTAAGCAGCTTTAAAAGTCATCACTGAATATTAAATTCTGTGCACTCTGAAAGAACTTAAAAGCTTAAAGATAAGAACACAGAAGTATATTTAAACTTCCACACAAATAGCTTTTGCCCATTTCAGCTAAAGTTTGAATTACAAGCTTGAGATGCAATGCGCTACGCAGtatggaaaaataaaagaatccTATTGAAACACAGTTAACTTGATGACTTGTACTGCATACACAGTGTTGTCATGTTTCACAACATAATCAGAGCTTTGAAAAGAAGTTGAATTTGTTTCTGACCTACTTCTCCATGTGAAATGGCAGCCCTGTAATATACCGTTATCTCCGTCAATACAAAGCGAGTAAAATACAAGTCAATGAGTTCATCTGTTTTGAATCAAGTCAGTCATTAAGGCAGCACACACTTGAAAAGAACTTCGCTTTGGCTCTTTCACAGAGACACCTGCTGAGAAAAAAACTAGTTGGGTATATTTGAGCAGATATCGCAGGGCAGAAGGGGAAACTGGATCACTGTTAACGCAACTTGCTGCTTCTTTCTCCGATCATTCTGATAAATACAAAAGGCGCAGCACTGTTACAAATCTGTACCATTTATGAAGCAGAAAGCTCTCTCCACGGTTAAGTCAACAACACAATGTTGCAACAGAGCAGCCCGTGAACTTAAGTAACATGAAATCATTCAACGGTATGTAACTCAGAACAAAGCAACGCTGATAGAGCCGTGCAGCCCTTATTGTAGTGGAAGCTATGCAGTTGGACATCAAATAAACGAGTATTTGACCAGACTTGGTGGTTATTGGCGCACATCCAAATATCACCCATGGTATCAAGCCCTGTTTAATGTGTGTATCGTAAGCAGCATCTTGGTCCTTTCTACTGTCCGTTTTGCTTCAACCTCTCCAGCCGCTGGAGCAAAGCATTCCCAAAGGCTTCTCTGTAACCCGGACTGAGCGTGTCCAGAAGGGAGTAAACAGTCTCATGATACTGGGTGCTCAAATCCTCATCCACTTGATCGAAAGCGTAGCCCACCACCTGTGTGGGTAGAAATGAGTTATTTATTGTGCAACTATGCAGTGATCAAACCAGAAGCCACTGCATCTCGCTACCAGAACATCTTACCCTCAGTCCGGCTTCTGTGAGCTCCAGACAATAACGATTCCCCTCTCTTGTTTCCACGTTAATGTAGGCCACATCCGATGCGCTGCTGAGACTTTGTGATACGTGCATTTCAGCCACGGCAAAGAGAACATCGTTGACCACAGCTTCCGCCTCCAATCTCATGTCCTTCACGTCACCAAGCTCAACAC
This is a stretch of genomic DNA from Acanthochromis polyacanthus isolate Apoly-LR-REF ecotype Palm Island chromosome 1, KAUST_Apoly_ChrSc, whole genome shotgun sequence. It encodes these proteins:
- the LOC110950582 gene encoding NPC intracellular cholesterol transporter 2, with protein sequence MDARTGLIVLLCLMGFTWAVPVKYADCGSAAGTVTIVDINPCPSQPCQLHKGQSYSVNVTFNSGVESQSSTAVVHGIIGGLPIPFAIPNADGCKSGIQCPIQKQQIYHYETELPVKSDYPSIKVVVQWELRDDNKKDLFCIRFPVQIV
- the gskip gene encoding GSK3-beta interaction protein yields the protein MEIDCQPEESIVSAFDEDCVELGDVKDMRLEAEAVVNDVLFAVAEMHVSQSLSSASDVAYINVETREGNRYCLELTEAGLRVVGYAFDQVDEDLSTQYHETVYSLLDTLSPGYREAFGNALLQRLERLKQNGQ